One genomic window of Cupriavidus malaysiensis includes the following:
- a CDS encoding DUF1254 domain-containing protein → MSSSQRRPTVAKHLLAFAAACLCTNLAAAAAQDWSPAPAAPSQEATLHQAFDYAFPLVAMGRLRARMLGADARPGASQLNTWLHQHKLSGPDDRWVTTPNNDTAYSTLWLDLRQGPVALSVPDMAGRYYSLAFLDMATNNFELLGRRANGTRGGTFVVVGPDTTQPLPPNAQVIRAPANDVLVLARILVNGDADMPAVTALQDQFKVQPLGAGKTPPLWQAAPPVEQSPQAFVDMANLMLARNPAPRYEDALIQRLASVGICGAACRWDALSPEVKALWAQQLPAMLASLKGGLSATGATGATGAKSEGWSYSKDNLGDFGTDYAYRAQVALGGLLALKTVEAMYPVSFVDQQQRKLSGAHRYRLRLPAGALPVNGFWSLSMYEVEPDGKLFFTPNPIGRYAIGDRTAGLKAGPDGAIDIVMQRDAPADPAQRANWLPTPAGDFALVLRAYEPKAELRNGRVRVPAVERLD, encoded by the coding sequence ATGTCGTCCAGCCAACGACGCCCCACCGTGGCCAAGCACCTGCTGGCCTTCGCTGCCGCATGCCTGTGCACCAACCTTGCCGCCGCGGCCGCGCAGGACTGGAGCCCGGCGCCTGCCGCGCCGTCGCAGGAAGCCACGCTGCACCAGGCCTTCGACTATGCCTTTCCGCTGGTCGCGATGGGGCGCCTGCGCGCCCGCATGCTGGGTGCGGATGCCAGGCCTGGCGCGTCGCAACTGAACACCTGGCTGCACCAGCACAAGCTGTCCGGCCCGGATGACCGCTGGGTGACCACGCCCAACAACGACACGGCGTACTCCACGCTGTGGCTGGACCTGCGGCAAGGGCCGGTGGCGCTGTCGGTGCCGGACATGGCCGGCCGCTACTACTCGCTGGCCTTCCTCGACATGGCGACCAACAATTTCGAGCTGCTCGGCCGGCGCGCCAACGGCACGCGCGGCGGCACCTTCGTCGTGGTCGGGCCGGACACCACGCAGCCGCTGCCGCCCAATGCGCAGGTGATCCGCGCGCCGGCCAACGACGTGCTCGTGCTGGCGCGCATTCTCGTCAACGGCGACGCCGACATGCCCGCCGTGACGGCTCTGCAAGACCAGTTCAAGGTGCAGCCACTGGGCGCCGGCAAGACGCCGCCCCTGTGGCAGGCTGCGCCTCCGGTGGAGCAGAGCCCGCAGGCCTTCGTCGACATGGCCAACCTGATGCTGGCGCGCAACCCCGCGCCCCGCTATGAAGACGCGCTGATCCAGCGCCTGGCATCGGTCGGCATCTGCGGCGCGGCCTGCCGTTGGGATGCCTTGTCGCCGGAGGTCAAGGCGCTGTGGGCGCAGCAACTGCCGGCCATGCTGGCCTCGCTCAAGGGTGGACTGTCTGCCACCGGGGCCACCGGGGCCACCGGGGCCAAGAGCGAGGGCTGGTCCTATTCGAAGGACAACCTCGGCGATTTCGGCACCGACTATGCGTACCGCGCGCAAGTCGCCCTGGGCGGGCTGCTGGCGCTCAAGACTGTCGAAGCCATGTATCCCGTCAGCTTCGTCGATCAACAGCAGCGCAAGCTCTCCGGCGCCCACCGCTATCGCCTGCGCCTGCCGGCGGGCGCGCTGCCGGTCAACGGGTTCTGGTCACTGTCGATGTACGAGGTGGAGCCGGACGGCAAGCTGTTCTTCACGCCCAACCCGATCGGACGCTACGCCATCGGCGACCGCACCGCCGGCCTCAAGGCCGGCCCGGATGGCGCCATCGACATCGTGATGCAGCGCGACGCGCCGGCCGATCCGGCCCAGCGCGCCAACTGGCTGCCGACCCCGGCCGGCGACTTCGCCCTGGTACTGCGCGCCTACGAGCCCAAGGCCGAACTGCGCAACGGCCGCGTGCGCGTGCCCGCCGTCGAGCGGCTGGACTGA